One region of Eretmochelys imbricata isolate rEreImb1 chromosome 2, rEreImb1.hap1, whole genome shotgun sequence genomic DNA includes:
- the LOC144260996 gene encoding oxygen-regulated protein 1-like — translation MPSGAQIYSVSSDKAYSNDNSDSSCIPDNYMGLAENHSHDGEDLSMVRSEDDIEKSVHVNQDGSMTVEMKVRFRIKEEETIKWTTTVSRAGVSADKNIKIFNSAVGEEDHSSDLNISAYIKPTEAPVLENYSNDESDALQQISTEATSKESESDLSTSDYKIWQNSSANMDVCNVSEDKVKSHFHRPPTPGPRRVRQKKALVESVTVISDRKVQEKMIGQFSYSEELEDGESKSEYCTVTHSSSKTSSTNNSKLSEISNNDLLKLSLEKKKEETLIKLSHKSHGLKETTNTKTLDMLDEDGLLQNILEKSVVEEGMCNSLLSSCKANIRGFIPSSTIYWTDRPLSADTINSPHDQCGIKGIKRSLSSFIRYSELSQSKSEDRLCNPSDLLLSSQGSIHSACLGNKQTKMTMSTCTNATPETINLTTGSSPTTAENEKQFRDSTECDKTHFTDISQPALSNSKKKKKKRKSPSHYLEQGVHSHQNQQYKETEEERTFKSAESESMQKSAMQIGDTYSEICQKRAMTFHVRNGDGSINSNKNLCPENDLCPQVSVELQQNELAFSKKTKANRQLTNIKSRSAKKISLPLSAKCEEGLIEERADSKSETEHSQNTPGTEKEGICHSINSIKQTHNSLMTSKPLSEVANGNNLEREKDTVISDSSYKSSKKEKKQKKKKNPSTTESKIHMSDGGNALDVLKQEDFTDEVAEYSLETYVQNWLQNTFPNAVLPPKKLAPINKKEGNVANSKICHSPMENINTPSDQETKVIANKVHITGKPNLIGHHLLKKPMEPLSEMGATEESAKWLYGRQIGSLTNADTSIMKEVKYLLQSDFQHDTKLQVFNEMHENDKKKLQSEIDTRDISPNQRISAEVAVQVDSKIFSKTETGAPQKDCVSSMVLQQLQSAMLGIQKAHTGCTENSCGPTDFSSPSLLGSSPNLLLAWLLVLNLKQSLNGMCKGDMLKTTCSCSEIFTLLQFLKQIAVTEEAEDLKDAVSNLQESTSNNLLHSGSRIEKQDSVHCHENPFIVEIQNMPNFHESENSNKICIPEDTRHSEENADLQELTEEFECSDVQKDLNASAETSDLNDLNVHKILSERKYVNANSNNCSLTSNVELSEENEEEADSSLQESQDKTTDTSFNNEESGTSEEPNSTVHSITSNDKDNILDLEISEVEDKKDIMHLGNNKNAGEQDGTEKPNECYKLVAETSTECDCEEDSVQEEKKENGTCEETPERLSTPSPLSFSYESKQITELDITEVEQKLQVKLIVKELEHGTCSDPSFELKKCSKSPATSDWSDYRPDTDDSDYNYRASSDFTNESGEEAMYEKQYNTGYVKRAIEQLYGKAEASFKPTFHTAFPYMSKVVLQKDAEESQCTVMNENSSLCQEHNSCFVEKMSRSSLISHESLEEINKDNNTWRRENFSSPAPQFSLNGEKVYHSDNYSVRCTKQYCQGGVPAADDEGILIDKGKWLLKENHLVRRSPPENTGMYGNLDTTSADTMFDNNSDDVPYSHFANLNQYPPHSEISSSEPEDTAKPSESGCNYFIMPHNSDSEPFLDLSLKSKPTLSDDTPFLHAVKKENNNLSFTICTTSTNLCTEPNTNYPAFTSVEFRLPDNKVHPLKQPLNDEPIQAQPTNDSNANRGALEEQDSLDKLHAICGQHCPILMAIIKPVNEEDRGYAYRKASDIENQLGLHLMTKKCQHLCWPSKDLIGYENNHVMLKNNCINKIASNIFNRFYANNTLDFINSNSFEILVSPGLGLKNKLKMLYAMEDMNVNAQEISNHENNVSKQVLNDISTNNKLPDTKQKISQSSRVSLIQILEEKSAPLLTDPAEGCHSETFHNCDIILNNTECNASENLEEENAFATEEETLFCVINKSNKSSNEEKDT, via the coding sequence ATGCCCTCAGGAGCTCAAATTTACTCGGTTTCTTCTGATAAAGCTTACAGCAATGATAACTCAGATTCTTCTTGCATTCCTGACAATTACATGGGCTTAGCAGAAAATCATTCACATGATGGTGAAGATTTATCGATGGTGCGCTCTGAAGATGACATTGAGAAATCTGTTCATGTTAATCAAGATGGCAGTATGACAGTAGAGATGAAAGTTCGATTCAGGATAAAAGAGGAAGAAACCATAAAATGGACAACCACTGTCAGTCGTGCTGGTGTTTCTGCTGATAAAAATATCAAGATTTTCAATTCTGCAGTAGGTGAAGAAGATCATTCATCTGATTTAAATATTTCAGCATATATAAAACCTACAGAGGCTCCAGTCTTGGAGAACTACAGTAATGATGAGAGTGACGCACTGCAGCAGATTAGCACAGAAGCAACAAGTAAAGAATCAGAATCTGATTTAAGCACTTCTGATTATAAAATCTGGCAGAACTCTTCTGCAAACATGGACGTATGCAATGTATCAGAGGATAAAGTCAAATCTCATTTTCATAGGCCTCCGACACCTGGGCCAAGAAGAGTGAGACAAAAGAAAGCATTAGTTGAAAGTGTCACTGTAATATCTGACAGAAAGGTTCAGGAAAAGATGATAGGACAATTTTCCTACAGCGAGGAATTAGAAGATGGGGAAAGCAAATCTGAGTATTGCACGGTCACTCATTCCAGCAGCAAAACATCTAGTACTAACAATTCTAAGCTTAGTGAAATAAGCAACAATGATTTATTAAAGCtttctttagaaaagaaaaaagaagaaactcTGATTAAATTAAGCCATAAAAGTCATGGTTTAAAAGAAACTACAAATACAAAGACATTAGATATGCTTGATGAAGATGGATTGTTACAGAACATTTTGGAGAAATCAGTTGTGGAGGAAGGCATGTGTAATAGTTTACTATCAAGCTGCAAAGCTAACATCCGTGGCTTCATACCTTCCTCAACAATTTACTGGACAGATAGGCCACTTTCAGCAGACACTATCAACTCTCCTCATGACCAATGTGGGATTAAAGGAATAAAAAGATCACTGAGTTCTTTCATCAGGTACTCAGAATTGTCTCAATCAAAAAGTGAAGACAGACTATGTAACCCATCTGATTTATTACTTTCTTCTCAAGGATCCATTCACTCAGCCTGtcttggaaacaaacaaacaaagatgaCAATGTCAACATGTACTAATGCTACTCCTGAGACAATAAACCTGACAACAGGATCCTCTCCTACCACTGCTGAGAATGAGAAACAATTCCGTGATAGCACTGAATGTGATAAAACCCATTTCACTGACATAAGCCAACCTGCATTGTCTAACagcaaaaagaagaagaaaaagagaaaatcacCATCTCATTATCTGGAACAAGGTGTACATTCACACCAAAATCAGCAATATAAGGAGACTGAAGAGGAAAGAACTTTTAAGAGTGCAGAAAGTGAAAGTATGCAGAAATCTGCAATGCAAATTGGAGATACTTATTCTGAAATATGTCAGAAAAGAGCAATGACATTTCATGTCAGAAATGGTGATGGATCTATCAATTCAAACAAAAACTTATGTCCTGAAAATGACTTATGTCCCCAGGTTTCTGTGGAGCTCCAACAAAATGAGTTAGCATTTAGTAAGAAAACAAAAGCTAATAGACAACTGACCAACATAAAATCCAGATCAGCCAAAAAAATTAGCTTGCCACTATCTGCAAAATGTGAAGAGGGCCTGATAGAGGAAAGAGCTGATTCAAAAAGTGAAACTGAACACAGCCAAAATACACCAGGTACTGAAAAAGAAGGCATATGTCACAGCATTAATTCTATAAAACAGACACACAATTCTTTAATGACATCAAAGCCATTGTCAGAAGTGGCTAATGGTAATAACCTAGAAAGAGAAAAGGACACTGTTATTTCAGACAGTTCATACAAATcttcaaagaaagagaaaaaacaaaaaaaaaagaagaatccAAGTACAACTGAAAGTAAAATACATATGTCAGATGGCGGTAATGCATTGGATGTTCTGAAACAAGAGGATTTTACAGATGAGGTTGCTGAATATTCACTTGAAACCTATGTCCAAAACTGGCTGCAAAACACATTTCCAAATGCTGTTTTGCCTCCAAAAAAATTAGCCCCCATAAATAAAAAGGAAGGGAATGTAGCAAATAGTAAAATTTGTCATTCTCCTATGGAAAATATCAACACTCCCTCAGATCAAGAAACTAAGGTTATAGCAAATAAAGTGCACATAACTGGAAAACCCAACCTGATTGGACATCATCTACTAAAAAAGCCAATGGAACCTCTCAGTGAAATGGGAGCTACTGAAGAATCAGCCAAATGGTTATATGGAAGACAAATTGGCTCTTTGACCAATGCTGATACAAGTATAATGAAAGAGGTCAAATATTTATTACAGTCAGATTTCCAACATGATACTAAGCTACAGGTGTTTAATGAAATGcatgaaaatgataaaaagaagTTGCAATCAGAAATTGACACTCGAGATATAAGTCCAAATCAAAGAATAAGTGCTGAGGTTGCTGTCCAAGTTGATTCCAAAATTTTCAGCAAGACTGAAACTGGTGCTCCCCAAAAGGATTGTGTGTCTAGTATGGTGTTACAACAACTACAATCAGCTATGCTCGGCATTCAAAAGGCTCATACTGGATGTACAGAAAACTCATGTGGTCCTACAGACTTTTCTTCTCCTTCATTACTTGGATCTTCCCCCAATCTCCTCTTAGCTTGGCTACTTGTGCTGAATCTAAAACAGAGTTTGAATGGCATGTGCAAAGGTGATATGCTAAAAACTACCTGTAGCTGTTCTGAAATATTTACACTGTTacaatttctaaaacaaattGCAGTCACAGAAGAAGCTGAGGACTTGAAGGATGCTGTCTCAAATTTGCAAGAATCGACATCAAATAATTTATTACACTCTGGGAGCAGAATAGAAAAGCAGGACTCTGTACATTGTCATGAAAATCCTTTCATAGTAGAAATTCAGAACATGCCAAACTTTCATGAAAGTGAAAACTCAAATAAGATCTGCATTCCAGAGGATACTAGACATTCTGAGGAAAATGCTGATCTACAAGAGCTGACTGAAGAATTTGAATGCTCTGATGTACAGAAAGACCTCAATGCATCAGCAGAGACTTCAGATCTAAATGACTTGAATGTTCACAAAATACTGTCAGAGAGAAAATACGTGAATGCTAATTCAAATAATTGTAGTCTTACTTCAAATGTAGAACTATCtgaagaaaatgaagaagaggCTGATAGTTCCTTACAAGAATCGCAGGATAAAACCACAGATACATCATTCAATAATGAAGAATCAGGGACTTCAGAAGAGCCTAATTCAACAGTTCACAGTATAACTTCTAATGACAAAGATAATATTTTAGATCTAGAAATTTCTGAAGTAGAAGATAAAAAAGACATTATGCATCTTGGCAACAATAAAAATGCAGGAGAGCAAGATGGCACAGAAAAACCAAATGAGTGCTATAAATTAGTTGCTGAAACCTCTACAGAATGTGACTGTGAGGAAGATTCTGtacaagaagaaaagaaagaaaatgggacTTGTGAAGAAACCCCTGAGAGACTATCTACACCATCACCATTATCTTTTAGTTATGAGTCTAAGCAAATTACAGAATTGGACATAACTGAAGTAGAACAGAAATTGCAAGTAAAACTGATAGTAAAAGAACTGGAGCATGGAACGTGTTCAGATCCttcttttgaattaaaaaaatgctcTAAAAGCCCTGCTACTTCTGACTGGTCAGATTATAGACCAGATACTGATGACAGTGATTACAATTATAGGGCATCCAGTGACTTCACCAATGAAAGTGGGGAGGAAGCAATGTATGAAAAACAATATAATACTGGTTATGTTAAAAGAGCTATTGAACAGCTTTATGGTAAAGCAGAAGCCTCCTTTAAGCCTACCTTCCACACTGCATTTCCGTATATGTCTAAAGTTGTTCTTCAAAAGGATGCTGAAGAATCCCAATGTACAGTTATGAATGAAAactcttccctgtgtcaggaacATAATTCTTGCTTTGTTGAGAAAATGTCACGGTCTTCACTTATATCACATGAAAGTCTGGAAGAAATAAACAAAGACAACAATACATGGAGGAGAGAGAATTTTTCTTCACCAGCACCACAGTTCAGTCTTAATGGAGAGAAGGTGTATCACAGTGATAACTACTCAGTGCGATGTACAAAGCAATATTGTCAGGGTGGTGTACCTGCTGCTGATGATGAAGGAATATTGATTGATAAAGGCAAGTGGCTTCTTAAAGAAAATCATTTGGTGAGACGATCACCACCTGAAAACACTGGAATGTATGGCAATTTGGACACAACTTCAGCAGACACAATGTTTGACAACAATAGTGATGATGTTCCATACTCCCACTTCGCAAATTTGAATCAGTATCCACCACACAGTGAAATATCTTCTTCAGAACCTGAAGACACAGCTAAACCCTCTGAAAGTGGATGCAACTACTTCATTATGCCTCATAATAGTGATTCAGAGCCTTTTCTTGATTTGAGTCTGAAAAGCAAACCTACCCTCAGTGATGATACCCCTTTTCTTCATGcagtaaagaaagaaaacaacaatTTGTCATTCACGATATGCACCACTTCCACGAATCTTTGTACAGAGCCTAATACCAATTATCCAGCCTTTACATCTGTGGAATTTAGATTACCTGATAATAAGGTGCATCCTCTGAAACAGCCTTTAAATGATGAACCTATACAAGCCCAACCAACTAACGACAGTAATGCCAACAGGGGAGCTCTGGAGGAACAAGATTCTCTGGATAAGCTTCATGCTATTTGTGGACAACATTGTCCAATACTGATGGCCATCATAAAACCAGTTAATGAGGAAGACAGAGGATATGCCTACCGAAAAGCATCTGACATTGAGAACCAATTGGGCCTACATTTAATGACcaaaaaatgtcaacatttgtGCTGGCCAAGCAAAGATTTAATAGGATATGAAAATAATCATGTGATGCTGAAGAACAACTGTATTAATAAGATTGCCAGTAatatttttaatagattttatGCTAATAATACCTTAGATTTCATTAATAGCAATAGCTTTGAGATTCTTGTATCCCCA